From the genome of Bradyrhizobium sp. G127:
GACGCCGCGCAGCTTGCGCGTTCGCTGGACGACGTGGCCGCGGCCTTCGTGTCCTCGAACTACGCCTATCTCGCAGGGCTCGATCTGAACAAGGCGTTGATCCCGGAGACGTCCAGCCCCGAGGCGAAGCCTTACTACACGCTGCTGTTCGCCGCGCGCGAAGACCGCAAGGACGATCCGCGGATCAAGAAGTTCATCGCGATCTACCGCTCGCAGCCGGTGAAGGACTTCATCGACAACAAGTTCAAGGGCTCGATCCAGGCGGCGTGGTAAGGATCGTCTCACGCGAATGACAAAGGAAAGGGCCTCCCCGGTGATTCCGGGTCGGCCCTTATTCTTTTTCGGGATGCAAGAACAGGCGTAAAGACAACGCACTCGTCATTGCGAGCGCAGCGAAGCAATCCAGTCTGACTTCATCTATCAGCAAGGATTGGATTGCTTCGTCGCTGCGCTCCTCGCAATGACGATCCCTAGCCGAGATTCAATTCCTTGAAAAAGTCGTTGCCCTTGTCGTCCATGATGATGAAGGCCGGGAAGTTCTCGACCTCGATGCGCCAGATCGCTTCCATGCCGAGCTCGGGATATTCCACCACCTCGACCTTCCTGATGCAGTGCTCGGCGAGGTTCGCCGCCGAGCCGCCGATCGAGCCGAGATAGAAGCCACCGTACTTCTTGCAGGCGTCGCGCACCGCCGCCGAGCGGTTGCCCTTCGCCAGCATCACCATCGAGCCGCCGGCCGCCTGAAATTGATCCACAAAACTATCCATGCGCCCTGCCGTGGTCGGGCCGAATGAGCCGGACGCATAGCCTTCCGGCGTCTTGGCTGGCCCTGCGTAATAGACCGGATGGTTCTTGAAATAATCCGGCAGCGGCTCGCCCTTCTCCAGCCGCTCGCGCAACTTCGCATGCGCGGAGTCGCGCGCCACGATCATGGTGCCGGTGAGCGACAGCCGCGTCTTGGTCGGATACTGCGAGAGCGTGGCGAGAATCTCCTTCATCGGCTTGTTGAGGTCGATCTGCACCACCTCGCCGCCGAGCTTGGCTTCCACCTCCGGCAGATACTTCGCCGGATTGTGCTCCAGTTCCTCCAGATACACGCCGTCCCTGGTGATCTTGCCGAGCACCTGACGATCCGCCGAGCACGACACGCCCAAACCGATGGGAAGCGACGCGCCGTGGCGCGGCAGCCGGATCACGCGCACGTCGTGGCAGAAATATTTCCCGCCGAACTGCGCGCCGACACCCAGCGACTGCGTCATCTTCAAGACTTCCTGCTCCATCTCCAAATCGCGGAAGGCGTTGCCGTCCGCTGATCCCTGAGTCGGCAGTTCATCGAGATAGCGCGCCGAGGCGAGCTTCACCGTCTTCATGCAGAGTTCGGCGGAGGTGCCGCCGATGACGATGGCCAGATGATACGGCGGGCATGCGGCGGTGCCGAGCGTCAGCACCTTCTCCTTCAGGAACGCGTGGAGACGATCCTTGGTCAGCAGCGACGGCGTGCCCTGAAACAGGAAGCTCTTGTTGGCGCTTCCGCCGCCCTTGGCCATGAACATGAACTTGTAGGCGTCGTCGCCTTCGGCATAGA
Proteins encoded in this window:
- a CDS encoding fumarate hydratase, whose translation is MNAPIPVPAPKAVPPYKHTPLFPLGADKTPYRKITTDGVRVEKVMGKDMLVVSREALRALSEAAFGDINHYLRPGHLAQLRKILDDPDASDNDKFVAFDFLKNANIAAGGILPMCQDTGTAIIMGKKGFRVITEGDDEAALSEGARDAYLRRNLRYSQVAPLSMFEEKNTANNMPAQCEIYAEGDDAYKFMFMAKGGGSANKSFLFQGTPSLLTKDRLHAFLKEKVLTLGTAACPPYHLAIVIGGTSAELCMKTVKLASARYLDELPTQGSADGNAFRDLEMEQEVLKMTQSLGVGAQFGGKYFCHDVRVIRLPRHGASLPIGLGVSCSADRQVLGKITRDGVYLEELEHNPAKYLPEVEAKLGGEVVQIDLNKPMKEILATLSQYPTKTRLSLTGTMIVARDSAHAKLRERLEKGEPLPDYFKNHPVYYAGPAKTPEGYASGSFGPTTAGRMDSFVDQFQAAGGSMVMLAKGNRSAAVRDACKKYGGFYLGSIGGSAANLAEHCIRKVEVVEYPELGMEAIWRIEVENFPAFIIMDDKGNDFFKELNLG